A single region of the Neotabrizicola shimadae genome encodes:
- the fabF gene encoding beta-ketoacyl-ACP synthase II has protein sequence MRRVVVTGLGLVTPLACGVEETWNRLLAGQSGAGPITRFDASTVITKYACEIPRGDGSDGTFNPDDWMEPKEQRKVDDFILYGMAAAVQAVRDAGWEDPSEEEKLRTGVMIGSGIGGLASIAETAVLIKERGTKRVSPFFIPGALINLISGQVSIRFGFKGPNHSVVTACSTGAHAIGDAARLIMWGDADVMVAGGAESPICEIGIAGFNACKALSTKRADEPAKASRPYDADRDGFVMGEGAGIVVLEEYEHAKARGAKIYAEVVGYGLSGDAYHITAPSEDGDGGYRSMAAALKRAGLTPADVDYINAHGTSTMADTIELGAVERLMGDAAAGATMSSTKSSIGHLLGAAGAVEAIFCVLAIRDQVAPPTINLDNPAVAPKLDLAPNAARPRRIDVALSNSFGFGGTNASLVLKRVTG, from the coding sequence ATGCGTCGGGTTGTCGTCACGGGTCTGGGTCTGGTCACGCCGCTGGCCTGCGGGGTGGAAGAGACGTGGAACCGGCTTCTGGCCGGGCAATCGGGGGCGGGGCCGATCACGCGGTTCGATGCCTCGACCGTGATCACCAAATACGCCTGCGAGATTCCGCGCGGCGACGGCTCTGACGGCACATTCAATCCGGACGACTGGATGGAGCCGAAGGAGCAGCGCAAGGTCGATGACTTCATCCTGTACGGCATGGCGGCGGCAGTGCAGGCGGTGCGCGATGCCGGCTGGGAGGACCCCTCGGAAGAGGAAAAGCTGCGCACGGGCGTGATGATCGGATCGGGCATCGGCGGGCTGGCCTCGATTGCCGAGACGGCGGTGCTGATCAAGGAACGCGGCACGAAGCGCGTGTCGCCCTTCTTCATTCCCGGTGCGCTGATCAACCTGATCTCGGGTCAGGTGTCGATCCGCTTTGGCTTCAAGGGGCCGAACCATTCGGTGGTGACGGCCTGTTCGACGGGCGCCCATGCCATTGGCGATGCGGCGCGGCTGATCATGTGGGGCGATGCCGATGTGATGGTGGCAGGAGGGGCGGAGAGCCCGATCTGCGAGATCGGCATTGCCGGGTTCAACGCCTGCAAGGCGCTGTCGACCAAGCGGGCGGACGAGCCGGCGAAGGCGAGCCGGCCCTATGACGCGGACCGCGACGGGTTTGTCATGGGCGAAGGCGCAGGGATCGTGGTGCTGGAGGAATACGAGCACGCGAAGGCGCGCGGCGCGAAGATCTATGCGGAAGTTGTGGGCTATGGGCTTTCGGGCGATGCCTATCACATCACCGCGCCGTCGGAGGATGGCGATGGCGGCTATCGGTCGATGGCGGCGGCGTTGAAGCGGGCGGGGCTGACCCCCGCGGACGTGGATTACATCAACGCGCATGGCACGAGCACCATGGCCGACACGATCGAGCTGGGCGCAGTGGAGCGGCTGATGGGTGATGCGGCGGCGGGGGCGACCATGTCTTCGACCAAGTCGTCCATCGGGCATTTGTTGGGGGCGGCGGGCGCGGTTGAGGCGATCTTCTGCGTGCTGGCGATCCGCGACCAGGTGGCGCCGCCGACGATCAACCTGGACAATCCGGCGGTGGCGCCGAAGCTGGACCTGGCGCCGAATGCGGCGCGGCCGCGCAGGATTGACGTGGCGCTGTCGAACTCCTTCGGCTTTGGCGGCACGAATGCGAGCCTGGTGCTGAAGCGGGTGACGGGCTGA
- the mltG gene encoding endolytic transglycosylase MltG, with protein MWRSVASNALTLFIVILVVAAGVLAWGRQEYSGPGPLTEAICFRVEKGASLSAVSRGLEAQGAISDARIFRIGADYSGKGSGLKFGSYLIGPGSSMAEVLDDLTASGQSTCGREINFRIGVNAADVILRELDPATNRYVEVVKFDPAVEAVPQAYVDVSGEPDVRFRVTLAEGVTSWQVVEALKRAEFLTGEVKTVPPEGALAPDSYEVARGDDRQALLDQMAARQAAILADLWAARVDGLPYDTPEEALIMASIVEKETGVPEERPQVASVFINRLAQGMRLQTDPTVIYGITNGQGVLGRGLRQSELRRETPYNTYVIDGLPPTPIANPGKLSIEAALNPAVTEYLFFVADGSGGHAFAATLDEHNENVARWRAIEAERGQAEEGGVQGN; from the coding sequence ATGTGGCGGTCGGTCGCCTCGAACGCGCTGACGCTGTTCATCGTGATCCTGGTGGTCGCGGCGGGGGTGCTGGCCTGGGGCCGGCAGGAGTATTCCGGGCCTGGCCCCCTGACCGAGGCGATCTGTTTCCGGGTCGAGAAAGGGGCTTCGCTCAGCGCGGTGAGCCGGGGGCTGGAGGCTCAGGGGGCGATCAGCGATGCGCGGATCTTCCGCATCGGGGCGGACTATTCCGGCAAGGGCAGTGGGCTGAAGTTCGGGTCCTACCTGATCGGGCCGGGGTCTTCGATGGCTGAGGTGCTGGATGACCTGACGGCGAGCGGGCAATCGACCTGCGGGCGCGAGATCAACTTCCGCATCGGGGTGAATGCGGCCGACGTGATCCTGCGCGAGCTGGATCCGGCGACGAACCGCTATGTCGAGGTGGTGAAGTTCGACCCTGCCGTGGAGGCGGTGCCCCAGGCCTATGTGGATGTGTCAGGGGAGCCGGACGTGCGGTTCCGCGTGACGCTGGCCGAGGGTGTGACGAGCTGGCAGGTGGTCGAGGCGCTGAAGCGGGCCGAGTTCCTGACGGGCGAGGTGAAGACCGTGCCGCCCGAGGGGGCGCTGGCGCCTGATTCCTATGAGGTGGCGCGCGGCGACGACCGGCAGGCACTGCTGGACCAGATGGCGGCGCGGCAGGCGGCGATCCTGGCGGACCTGTGGGCCGCGCGGGTGGACGGTCTGCCCTATGACACGCCGGAAGAGGCGCTGATCATGGCCTCGATCGTGGAGAAGGAAACCGGCGTGCCGGAAGAGCGGCCGCAGGTGGCGAGTGTCTTCATCAACCGGCTGGCGCAGGGGATGCGGCTGCAGACGGACCCGACGGTGATCTATGGCATCACCAACGGGCAAGGCGTGCTGGGGCGGGGGCTGCGGCAGAGCGAGTTGCGGCGTGAGACGCCCTACAACACCTATGTCATCGACGGGCTGCCGCCGACGCCGATTGCCAACCCCGGCAAGCTGTCGATCGAGGCGGCGCTGAACCCGGCGGTCACGGAGTACCTGTTCTTCGTGGCAGACGGATCGGGTGGCCATGCCTTTGCCGCGACGCTGGACGAGCACAACGAGAATGTCGCGCGCTGGCGGGCCATCGAGGCCGAGCGGGGGCAGGCGGAAGAGGGCGGCGTGCAGGGGAACTGA
- a CDS encoding YgaP family membrane protein encodes MFKSNVGGADRIIRIVVGLALLVWFFVDQGSGTAHWLKLIGIVPLVTGLFGTCPLYSMLGFSTCPVRG; translated from the coding sequence ATGTTCAAGAGCAATGTCGGCGGCGCGGACCGCATCATCCGCATCGTGGTGGGGCTCGCCCTGCTTGTGTGGTTCTTCGTCGATCAGGGTTCAGGCACGGCCCACTGGCTCAAGCTCATCGGCATCGTGCCGCTGGTCACCGGCCTCTTCGGCACCTGCCCGCTCTACTCGATGCTGGGCTTTTCGACCTGCCCCGTCCGGGGCTGA
- a CDS encoding Crp/Fnr family transcriptional regulator, with protein sequence MPWTDHLTDLSDRASHALAALPPRDLPAGTVLFRPGDRAQGFLVVVSGRVEVFLTGATGREILLYAVEPGQSCIRTTLGLIGGEAYTGEAIAAHSLRAVLIPAGLFDRLMQDEPAFRGFVLKSFARRMADVTRLLEQVAFARVESRLAAALLDLARDGTVHATQAELAARIGTAREVVSRRLEAFHRAGWVETQRGGVRLIDSAALDRVARDGL encoded by the coding sequence ATGCCCTGGACCGATCACCTCACCGATCTCTCCGATCGCGCCAGCCACGCGCTTGCGGCGCTCCCGCCCCGCGACCTGCCCGCCGGCACAGTGCTCTTCCGCCCGGGCGACAGGGCGCAAGGCTTCCTCGTCGTGGTCAGCGGGCGGGTCGAGGTCTTCCTCACCGGCGCAACGGGCCGAGAGATCCTGCTTTACGCCGTCGAGCCGGGCCAATCCTGCATCCGGACCACGCTCGGCCTCATCGGCGGCGAGGCCTATACCGGCGAAGCCATCGCCGCCCATTCCCTTCGCGCAGTCCTGATCCCGGCCGGGCTCTTCGACCGTCTCATGCAGGACGAACCGGCCTTCCGCGGCTTCGTGCTGAAAAGTTTCGCCCGCCGCATGGCCGATGTCACCCGGCTTCTGGAACAGGTGGCCTTCGCCCGCGTCGAAAGCCGCCTCGCCGCAGCCCTGCTGGACCTCGCCCGCGACGGCACCGTCCATGCCACCCAAGCCGAACTTGCGGCCCGGATCGGCACCGCGCGCGAAGTCGTGTCCCGCCGGCTCGAAGCCTTCCACCGCGCGGGCTGGGTCGAAACGCAGCGCGGCGGCGTCCGCCTCATCGACAGCGCCGCGCTGGACCGCGTCGCCCGCGACGGACTGTGA
- a CDS encoding DNA-packaging protein — protein MRSGAGWLASATPDEVEEFLGGLSDNALLSLPWIFEFWALPHQLPPDGVWSTWVIMGGRGAGKTRAGAEWVRAQVEGATPSDPGRARKVALVAETIEQAREVMVMGESGIMACSPPDRRPEWQATRKRLVWPNGAEARLYSAHDPEALRGPQFDSAWADELAKWPKAEDAWDQLQFALRLGESPRAVVTTTPRNVGVLKAILRNPSSVVTHAPTEANKAHLAASFLEEVRARYGGSTIGRRELDGVLTEEVEGALWTAGTLDRARVAEAGRLSRVVVAVDPPVSGTGTSDECGIVVVGAVTDGPPQDWRAVVLEDATVQGASPEGWARAALAAMDRHGADRLVAEVNQGGDLVASVIRSLDATVPLRCVHASRGKVVRAEPVAALYEQGRVAHLPGLGRLEDQMRQMAVTGYAGRGSPDRVDALVWALTELIVEPAQRLRGAPRVRTLG, from the coding sequence ATGAGATCGGGCGCCGGCTGGCTCGCCTCCGCGACGCCGGATGAGGTGGAGGAATTCCTTGGGGGGTTGAGCGACAACGCGCTGTTGTCGCTGCCCTGGATTTTCGAGTTCTGGGCGCTGCCGCATCAGCTGCCTCCTGACGGGGTGTGGTCCACCTGGGTCATCATGGGGGGGCGGGGTGCCGGCAAGACGCGGGCCGGGGCCGAGTGGGTGCGGGCGCAGGTGGAAGGCGCCACCCCCTCGGACCCCGGCAGGGCGCGGAAGGTGGCGCTGGTGGCCGAGACCATCGAGCAGGCGCGGGAGGTGATGGTGATGGGCGAGAGCGGGATCATGGCCTGTTCGCCCCCCGACCGGCGGCCGGAGTGGCAGGCGACGCGCAAGCGGCTGGTCTGGCCGAACGGGGCGGAGGCGCGGCTGTATTCCGCGCATGATCCCGAGGCGCTGCGGGGGCCGCAGTTCGATTCGGCCTGGGCGGATGAGCTGGCCAAATGGCCCAAGGCCGAGGACGCCTGGGACCAGCTGCAGTTTGCACTGCGGCTGGGGGAGAGCCCTCGGGCGGTGGTGACGACGACGCCGCGCAATGTGGGGGTGCTGAAGGCGATTCTGCGGAACCCGTCTTCGGTTGTGACCCATGCCCCGACCGAGGCGAACAAGGCGCATCTGGCGGCGAGCTTCCTGGAAGAGGTGAGGGCGCGCTATGGCGGGTCCACCATCGGCCGGCGGGAGCTGGACGGTGTGCTGACCGAGGAGGTCGAGGGCGCGCTGTGGACGGCCGGGACGCTGGATCGGGCACGGGTGGCCGAAGCGGGGCGGCTGTCGCGGGTTGTCGTCGCGGTGGACCCGCCGGTCAGCGGGACGGGCACGTCGGACGAATGTGGCATCGTGGTGGTCGGGGCCGTGACCGACGGCCCGCCGCAGGACTGGCGGGCGGTGGTTCTGGAGGATGCGACCGTGCAGGGCGCGAGCCCCGAGGGCTGGGCCCGAGCGGCGCTGGCGGCGATGGACCGCCATGGCGCGGACCGGCTGGTGGCCGAGGTGAACCAGGGCGGCGATCTGGTGGCGAGCGTGATCCGGTCGCTGGATGCAACGGTGCCCCTGCGCTGCGTGCATGCGAGCCGGGGAAAGGTGGTGCGGGCCGAGCCGGTGGCGGCGCTGTACGAGCAGGGGCGTGTCGCGCATCTGCCGGGTCTGGGACGGCTGGAGGACCAGATGCGGCAGATGGCGGTGACGGGTTATGCCGGGCGCGGTTCGCCCGACCGGGTGGATGCGCTGGTCTGGGCGCTGACCGAGCTGATCGTGGAGCCGGCGCAGCGGCTGCGGGGCGCGCCACGGGTGCGGACGCTGGGGTAG
- a CDS encoding phage portal protein, with amino-acid sequence MVFDFLKRGGPAAAAPVGVPETKASATGRVVAFASSGRVAWSPRDAVSLTRAGFQGNPVGFRAVKMVAEAAAALPLVVQDADRRYDLHPLGALLARPNPAQGRAELFEALYGFLLLSGNAYVEAVPGAGALPGELHVLRPDRMALVPGPDGWPVAYEYSVGGRAHRFDMTGEAQPICHLKGFHPQDDHYGLSPLQAAAVAVDVHNAASSWSKALLDNAARPSGAIVYRGQDGQGTLSPDQYDRLLSEMESHHQGARNAGRPMLLEGGLDWKPMGFSPSDMEFHETKLAAAREIAVAFGVPPMLLGIPGDATYANYQEANRAFYRLTVLPMAQKVLADLSFWLSGQTGEAVEVKVDLDQVPALAVERDQLWARVAAAPFLTDEEKRVLLGLPRLAGGA; translated from the coding sequence ATGGTGTTCGATTTCCTGAAACGCGGTGGCCCTGCGGCCGCCGCGCCGGTCGGGGTGCCTGAGACGAAGGCCTCGGCAACCGGGCGGGTGGTGGCCTTTGCGAGCTCGGGCCGGGTGGCCTGGTCGCCGCGCGATGCCGTGTCGCTGACGCGGGCGGGGTTCCAGGGCAACCCGGTCGGATTCCGCGCGGTGAAGATGGTGGCCGAAGCGGCGGCGGCCCTGCCGCTGGTGGTGCAGGATGCCGACCGGCGCTATGACCTGCATCCCTTGGGTGCGCTTCTGGCGCGGCCCAACCCGGCGCAGGGGCGGGCGGAGCTGTTCGAGGCGCTGTATGGCTTCCTGCTGCTGTCCGGCAATGCCTATGTCGAGGCGGTGCCGGGGGCGGGGGCGCTGCCGGGCGAGTTGCATGTGCTGCGGCCGGATCGCATGGCGCTTGTACCGGGGCCGGATGGCTGGCCGGTGGCCTATGAATATTCGGTGGGCGGGCGGGCGCATCGCTTTGACATGACGGGCGAGGCGCAGCCGATCTGCCATCTGAAGGGCTTTCATCCGCAGGACGACCATTACGGCCTGTCTCCCTTGCAGGCGGCGGCGGTGGCGGTGGATGTGCACAACGCGGCATCCAGCTGGTCGAAGGCTTTGCTGGACAATGCGGCGCGGCCATCGGGGGCCATCGTCTATCGCGGGCAGGACGGGCAGGGGACCCTGAGCCCCGACCAGTACGACCGGCTGCTCAGCGAGATGGAGAGCCATCATCAGGGCGCTCGAAACGCCGGGCGGCCGATGCTGCTGGAGGGCGGGCTGGACTGGAAGCCCATGGGGTTTTCGCCCAGTGACATGGAGTTTCACGAGACGAAGCTCGCGGCGGCGCGCGAAATCGCGGTGGCGTTCGGTGTGCCGCCGATGCTGCTGGGCATTCCGGGGGATGCCACTTACGCGAATTACCAGGAGGCCAACCGGGCCTTCTACCGGCTGACGGTGCTGCCGATGGCGCAGAAGGTGCTGGCGGATCTGTCCTTCTGGCTTTCGGGCCAGACTGGCGAGGCGGTGGAGGTGAAGGTGGACCTGGATCAGGTGCCGGCGCTGGCGGTGGAGCGCGACCAGCTATGGGCGCGGGTGGCGGCGGCGCCCTTCCTGACCGACGAGGAGAAGCGGGTGCTTCTGGGCCTGCCGCGGCTGGCGGGGGGCGCATGA
- a CDS encoding GTA head formation protein, RCAP_rcc01685 family, producing MSGSRFLYDSFDAASARIDAHERVMEERWTALEFRLAQIDGALERLEKRIWLGVYGVAAFLLAQGAEAIIHAATR from the coding sequence ATGAGCGGGTCGCGGTTCCTATACGACAGTTTCGATGCGGCCTCGGCCCGGATCGACGCGCATGAGCGCGTGATGGAGGAACGCTGGACGGCGCTCGAGTTTCGCCTCGCGCAGATCGACGGGGCGCTGGAGCGGCTGGAAAAGCGCATCTGGCTGGGGGTTTACGGGGTGGCGGCCTTTCTGCTGGCGCAGGGGGCCGAGGCGATCATTCACGCGGCGACGAGGTGA
- a CDS encoding HK97 family phage prohead protease, which yields MDWAYGAPERKYHRPEAGLVVTEGRVVEGYASLFGRKDQGGDVVLPGAYGASLKALGAAGRRVKMLWQHDPAAPIGVWDEVREDERGLWVKGRILTEVERGREAAALLAAGAIDGLSIGYRTVRSERDAKGVRRLAEVELWEVSLVTFPMLPEARVQAKGEGTGLGWQRLAEVLETARAELAAR from the coding sequence ATGGACTGGGCATATGGCGCCCCGGAGCGGAAATATCACCGCCCCGAGGCGGGGCTGGTGGTGACGGAAGGCCGGGTGGTCGAGGGCTATGCCTCGCTCTTTGGCCGCAAGGACCAGGGGGGCGATGTGGTGCTGCCGGGGGCCTATGGTGCCTCGCTGAAGGCCCTGGGCGCGGCGGGGCGGCGGGTGAAGATGCTGTGGCAGCATGATCCGGCGGCGCCCATCGGCGTGTGGGACGAAGTGCGCGAGGATGAGCGCGGCCTCTGGGTCAAGGGGCGTATCCTGACCGAGGTGGAACGGGGCCGCGAGGCGGCGGCCCTGCTGGCGGCGGGGGCTATCGACGGGCTGTCGATCGGCTATCGAACGGTAAGGTCCGAGCGCGATGCCAAGGGGGTGCGGCGGCTGGCCGAGGTGGAGCTTTGGGAGGTGTCCCTGGTGACGTTTCCGATGCTGCCCGAGGCGCGGGTGCAGGCCAAGGGCGAGGGGACGGGACTGGGCTGGCAGCGGCTGGCCGAGGTGCTGGAGACGGCGCGGGCCGAGCTGGCGGCGCGCTGA
- a CDS encoding phage major capsid protein has product MTGISSRTGEGLSPQEGAALAAMEGFLKEFKSFQGDVQQAFKQQDERMTMLDRKTMTHARPALSVAAEVEVPHRKAFAAYLRSGDDDGLRGLALEGKAMSTAVAADGGYLIDPQTADTIRSMLVSTSSIRSIASVAHVEALSFDVLIDRSEVGSGWITEASAVTESATPAIERISIKLHELSAMPKASQRLLDDSAFDVEGWLAGKIATRFIRAESAAFVSGDGVDKPKGFLTPAKVANASWTWGSLGYVPSGAASDFPTTNAADCIVNLVYALAADYRANATFVMNSKTAGAVRKMKDADGRFMWSDGLAAAEPARLMGYPVLICEDMPDIAANAYAIAFGDFKSGYTIAERPDLRVLRDPFSAKPHVLFYATKRVGGDVTDFAAIKLLKFALS; this is encoded by the coding sequence ATGACCGGGATCAGTTCTCGGACCGGGGAAGGTTTGTCCCCGCAGGAAGGCGCGGCGCTGGCCGCGATGGAAGGTTTCCTGAAGGAGTTCAAAAGCTTTCAGGGCGACGTGCAACAGGCGTTCAAACAACAGGACGAACGGATGACGATGCTGGACCGCAAGACGATGACCCATGCCCGCCCCGCGCTTTCGGTGGCGGCCGAGGTCGAGGTGCCGCACCGCAAGGCCTTTGCGGCCTATCTGCGGTCGGGCGATGACGACGGGCTGCGTGGCCTGGCGCTGGAGGGCAAGGCCATGTCCACCGCCGTGGCAGCGGATGGCGGCTATCTGATCGACCCGCAGACCGCGGATACGATCCGCTCGATGCTTGTTTCGACGTCGTCGATCCGGTCGATTGCCTCGGTGGCCCATGTCGAGGCGCTGTCCTTCGACGTGCTGATCGACCGCAGCGAGGTGGGCTCGGGCTGGATCACCGAGGCCTCGGCGGTGACGGAAAGCGCCACGCCGGCCATCGAGCGCATCTCGATCAAGCTGCACGAGTTGTCGGCGATGCCCAAGGCGAGCCAGCGGCTGCTGGATGACAGCGCCTTTGACGTGGAGGGCTGGCTGGCCGGCAAGATCGCCACGCGGTTCATCCGTGCGGAATCGGCGGCTTTCGTCAGCGGCGACGGCGTGGACAAGCCCAAGGGGTTCCTGACTCCGGCCAAGGTGGCCAATGCGAGCTGGACCTGGGGCAGCCTTGGCTATGTGCCCTCGGGCGCGGCGTCGGACTTCCCCACGACGAATGCAGCGGATTGCATCGTCAACCTGGTCTATGCGCTGGCGGCGGATTACCGGGCCAATGCGACCTTCGTTATGAATTCCAAGACCGCCGGCGCGGTGCGGAAGATGAAGGACGCCGACGGGCGCTTCATGTGGTCGGATGGCCTCGCGGCGGCGGAGCCGGCGCGGCTGATGGGTTATCCGGTGCTGATCTGCGAGGACATGCCCGACATCGCGGCCAACGCCTATGCCATCGCCTTCGGCGATTTCAAGTCGGGCTACACCATCGCCGAACGCCCGGATCTGCGGGTGCTGCGCGACCCGTTCTCGGCCAAGCCGCATGTGCTGTTCTACGCGACCAAGCGCGTCGGCGGCGACGTCACCGACTTTGCGGCGATCAAGCTTCTGAAGTTCGCCCTGTCCTGA
- a CDS encoding head-tail connector protein — translation MMLVEESQVPVVALPVAALREHLRLGSGFAGADLQDGLLEGHLRAAMAAIEGRIGKALIARAFRLELEDWRGVEQPLPLAPVVSVASVTLVDAAGEAVAVDAGRFRLVRDTHRPKLAGKGGALPVVPVEGRVEVVFEAGFGPDWAALPPDLAQAVLLLAAEFYERRHEVGDPVAALPGTVQALIARWRTVRVLGGGAG, via the coding sequence ATGATGCTGGTTGAAGAAAGCCAGGTGCCGGTCGTGGCGCTGCCGGTGGCGGCGCTGCGGGAGCATCTGCGGCTGGGGTCGGGCTTTGCCGGGGCCGATCTGCAGGACGGGCTCTTGGAGGGGCATCTTCGCGCCGCCATGGCGGCGATCGAGGGGCGGATCGGCAAGGCGCTGATCGCACGGGCCTTCCGGCTGGAACTGGAGGACTGGCGGGGGGTCGAACAGCCCCTGCCGCTGGCGCCCGTGGTCTCGGTCGCATCGGTCACGCTGGTGGATGCGGCGGGGGAAGCGGTGGCTGTCGATGCCGGCCGGTTCCGACTGGTGCGGGACACGCACCGGCCGAAGCTGGCGGGCAAGGGCGGTGCCCTGCCCGTGGTGCCGGTGGAGGGCCGTGTCGAGGTGGTGTTCGAGGCGGGCTTCGGGCCGGACTGGGCGGCGCTGCCGCCCGATCTGGCGCAGGCGGTCCTGCTGCTGGCGGCCGAGTTCTACGAGCGGCGGCACGAGGTGGGGGATCCGGTGGCGGCGCTTCCGGGCACGGTGCAGGCGCTGATCGCGCGCTGGCGCACCGTCCGCGTGCTCGGCGGGGGTGCGGGATGA
- a CDS encoding head-tail adaptor protein, producing the protein MSSIRLGRRLVLEEAQSAGDGAGGLAESWVALGVLWAEVAPGAGREAAGEEVWAAQVPLRITVRAAAVGDARRPKPGQRFREGGRLFRILAVSERDACGRYLACMAREEVPA; encoded by the coding sequence ATGAGCAGCATCCGGTTGGGGCGTCGTCTGGTGCTGGAAGAGGCGCAGTCGGCGGGGGACGGCGCGGGGGGGCTGGCGGAAAGCTGGGTCGCCCTGGGGGTGCTGTGGGCCGAGGTGGCGCCCGGCGCGGGCCGGGAGGCGGCAGGCGAGGAGGTCTGGGCGGCGCAGGTGCCGCTGCGGATCACCGTTCGGGCGGCGGCGGTGGGCGATGCCCGCCGCCCGAAGCCCGGCCAGCGGTTCCGCGAGGGGGGGCGGCTGTTCCGCATCCTGGCTGTGAGCGAGCGCGATGCGTGCGGGCGCTACCTGGCTTGCATGGCGCGCGAGGAGGTCCCGGCATGA
- the gp17 gene encoding tail completion protein gp17 — protein sequence MSYGAAAAVQTALYDLLTAVPALAGVPVMDAVPKGGGTGTFVLIGPEEVLDRSDGSGGGAEHRVQVSVITDAAGFAAAKAAAVAVSDAVTGSRPAMARGRVVETVFVKAVARRIDDGRRRRIDLTFRLRVEI from the coding sequence ATGAGCTATGGCGCGGCGGCGGCGGTGCAGACTGCCCTTTACGATCTGCTCACGGCGGTTCCGGCCCTGGCCGGTGTGCCGGTGATGGATGCGGTGCCCAAGGGCGGCGGCACGGGAACCTTCGTGCTGATCGGGCCGGAGGAGGTGCTGGACCGGTCGGACGGGTCGGGCGGCGGGGCCGAGCATCGGGTGCAGGTGAGCGTGATCACCGATGCCGCAGGTTTTGCCGCGGCAAAGGCGGCCGCTGTCGCGGTGTCGGATGCCGTGACGGGCAGCCGGCCGGCGATGGCGCGGGGCCGGGTGGTTGAGACGGTCTTCGTGAAGGCGGTGGCGCGGCGGATCGACGACGGGCGTCGGCGCCGCATCGACCTGACCTTCCGGCTGCGGGTCGAGATCTGA
- a CDS encoding phage major tail protein, TP901-1 family, translating to MGVQSGRDLLVKVDLTGDGSFETVAGLRATRISFNAETVDVTSLESAGGWRELLAGAGVKSASISGSGVFRDASTDERARQIFFDGEVPQFQVVIPDFGVVQGPFQITGIEYAGSYNGEATYELTLASAGVLGFTAL from the coding sequence ATGGGCGTGCAAAGCGGCAGGGATCTGCTGGTGAAGGTGGACCTGACGGGCGACGGGTCCTTCGAGACGGTGGCGGGGCTTCGCGCGACGCGCATCAGCTTCAACGCCGAGACGGTGGATGTGACGAGCCTTGAAAGCGCCGGCGGCTGGCGCGAGCTGCTGGCCGGGGCGGGGGTCAAGTCGGCCTCGATCTCGGGATCGGGCGTGTTCCGCGATGCCTCGACCGACGAGCGGGCGCGGCAGATCTTCTTTGACGGCGAGGTGCCGCAGTTCCAGGTGGTGATCCCGGATTTCGGCGTGGTGCAGGGGCCGTTCCAGATTACCGGCATCGAATATGCCGGCAGCTACAATGGCGAGGCGACCTACGAGCTGACGCTCGCCTCGGCCGGTGTGCTGGGCTTCACGGCGCTCTGA
- a CDS encoding gene transfer agent family protein, protein MANPYAGEVEVLLDGVPHVAKLTLGALAELEAQLQVGGLVDLVERFEAGRFSSRDVLALVVAGLRGGGWRGSAADLLAVEIGGGPVEAARVAAMLLARAFGAAGT, encoded by the coding sequence ATGGCCAATCCTTACGCGGGCGAAGTGGAAGTGCTGCTGGATGGCGTGCCTCATGTCGCCAAGCTGACGCTTGGCGCGCTGGCCGAGTTGGAGGCACAGCTGCAGGTCGGCGGGCTGGTCGATCTGGTGGAGCGCTTCGAGGCGGGGCGGTTTTCCAGCCGTGATGTCCTTGCGCTGGTGGTCGCCGGGCTGCGCGGTGGCGGCTGGCGGGGCTCTGCGGCCGACCTGCTGGCGGTGGAGATCGGCGGAGGACCGGTCGAGGCGGCGCGTGTGGCGGCGATGCTGCTGGCGCGGGCCTTCGGGGCCGCGGGGACATGA
- a CDS encoding rcc01693 family protein produces the protein MNEGETQRRLDWPGLMRAGLRVLRLEPERFWRLTPVELRMMLGIEAGSAPLTRARLAELAAAFPDLTREETNGYGETGRGTFGAGFVAGPVGRDGRGL, from the coding sequence ATGAACGAGGGCGAGACGCAGCGGCGGCTGGACTGGCCGGGCCTGATGCGGGCGGGGCTTCGGGTGCTGCGGCTGGAGCCGGAGCGTTTCTGGCGCCTGACGCCCGTGGAACTTCGGATGATGTTGGGGATCGAGGCCGGATCGGCCCCCCTGACACGGGCGCGGCTGGCCGAACTGGCCGCGGCCTTTCCTGACCTGACAAGGGAAGAGACGAATGGATACGGGGAAACTGGAAGAGGAACTTTCGGCGCTGGATTCGTCGCTGGACCAGTCGGTCGCGATGGTCGGGGCCTTTGA